In Bacteroides cellulosilyticus, the genomic stretch CTCGAATCTACTCCCCGCACTATTATTCCACAGAAAAAGGTAATCGGCAGAGAAATACCACAAGCTCCTATTGCAGATTTAGATCCGCATCTGAATCCTGAATACAACTTCGAAACATTTATAGAAGGCTATAGCAACAAACTTTCACGCAGCGTAGCAGAAGCTGTCGCTCAGAACCCGGCGAAAACAATTTTCAATCCGCTGTTTTTCTATGGAGCGTCGGGTGTGGGAAAGACGCACCTTGCAAATGCTATCGGCACAAAAATCAAAGAACTCTATCCGGACAAGAGAGTGCTATATGTATCAGCACATCTGTTCCAGGTACAATATACCGACTCTGTACGTAACAATACTACAAACGATTTTATCAACTTCTACCAATCAATTGACATATTGATTATTGATGATATTCAAGAATTTGCCGGTGTTACCAAAACACAGAATACATTCTTTCATATCTTTAATCACTTACACCAAAACGGTAAACAGCTTATTCTGACTTCAGACCGTGCTCCCGTATTATTGCAAGGCATGGAAGAACGACTCATCACCCGTTTCAAATGGGGTATGGTAGCTGAACTGGAAAGACCGACTGTAGAATTACGCAAGAACATCCTGCGCAATAAGATACATCGTGACGGTTTACAGTTCCCTCCGGAAGTAATTGATTATATTGCAGAAAATGTGGGTGACAGCGTGCGTGACTTGGAAGGTATCGTCATCTCCATCATGGCGCATTCTACTATATATAATAAGGAAATTGATCTGGAACTGGCGCAACGCATTGTGCGGAAGGTAGTGAAAAGTGAAAGTAAAGCGGTTACCGTTGACGACATCATCAATGTGGTATGCAAGCATTTCTCACTGGATACCGCTACCATCCATACTAAATCACGAAAACGCGAAGTGGTACAGGCACGCCAGATAGCCATGTTTCTCGCTAAATCCTATACAGATTTTTCGACGGCTAAGATAGGCGCATTAATAGGCCACAAAGATCACGCAACCGTATTGCACGCCTGCAAAACCATTAAAGAATTACGGGAAGTAGACAAAACTTTCCGCGCAGAAATAGATGATATCCAAGCATCATTAAAAAAGCAGGGTTAAAAACCCTGCTTTTTTATTACTTTCCAAAGATTCTCCGACATTACTTCGTTATCTTCTTTCTTATAACGTACATCCGTAAAGACTTGAGCCAAGGTTTCTTTGTTGTTTTCAAAAATAAACTGCTTATTTTCGGGCAAAGATTCCTTATAGGCATACAGGCGATCTATATCCTCAGGAGTATAATCATGATACGTCTCCTCATGTACAATAGCTTCCAGCGGCAATCGATCTACCTGTGCAGGCTCCTCGGCAGGCCAACCTACCGTCACTGTTGTAATAGGAAATACCAATTCTGGTAACTCCAGGGCTTCGATTATCATTTGCGGATTATAAGTCGTCGTACCCAGATAACATATACCTAATCCTTTTTCTTCCGCAGCCACACAAAAAGTCTGTGCTGCCAGCAAGGCATCTACAGAGCCGGTTACGAACCACTCTAAATTATTATACCCGGGAGTTGCTTTTCGCTGTTCGCACCATTTAGTAAAACGGCGCAGGTCTATACAAAATGTCAAAACCACAGGTGCAGTTTTCACCATCGGCTGATTGAAATGAGCCGGTGCCAACCTAGCTTTCCGTTCTGCATCACGCGTTACAATTACACTGTACACCTGCATATTTCCGACTGTAGAGGCCCGAAATGCAGAATCAAGCAAATCATTTAACAAATCTGAAGAAATATCTTTCTGCTGATATTTGCGGATTGTTCTTCTCTGTTTTAGGATTTCCATTCTTTTATTTTTTTGCAAATATAGAAAAAGAATAGCGAATTGTTGTCAAAGAACGAGTTTAAAGTTTATCTATGTTTTCTAAAAACAATTGGCCTGTTTAATCAAAGGCTAAAAACAATTTTCTTTTTTGGAAACTTTTTGTTCATACAATAATGCTAATATTTTATAAATCAGCAAACTATTATTCAAAAATGGAAATCTCACAGCCTGTTCATAATTTATTCTGTTTTTATTTTGCTATAATAAAAAACATTCTTAGCTTTGCAATCGCATTTGTTAATGATAGGTATTACTTCTACACTCTTACTTATTAAAAAATAAATCTAAGGAAAAAAGAATCGTGGAAAAACAAACTTATTCTTACGAGGAAGCTTATGAAGAATCTTTACGATATTTTCAGGGCGACGAGTTAGCTGCGCGTGTTTGGGTAAACAAGTACGCAGTAAAAGACTCTTTCGGAAATATTTACGAGAAATCTCCGGAAGACATGCATTGGAGAATAGCCAATGAAGTAGCCCGCATCGAGGCTAAATACTCTAATCCATTAAGTGCAGAGGAACTATTCGATCTGCTCGACCACTTCAAGTACATCGTTCCGCAGGGAAGTCCGATGACCGGAATTGGTAACAACTATCAGGTAGCCTCTTTGTCTAACTGCTTCGTGATCGGAGTAGATGGAGAGGCGGATTCTTATGGTGCCATCTTCAAAATAGACGAAGAACAAGTACAACTCATGAAACGCCGTGGTGGTGTAGGACACGATTTGTCGCACATCCGCCCGAAAGGTTCTCCGGTGAAAAATTCGGCTTTAACCTCTACCGGCCTGGTGCCATTCATGGAGCGTTACTCCAATTCTACGCGTGAAGTCGCTCAGGACGGACGGCGTGGCGCACTGATGCTAAGTGTATCTATTAAACATCCCGATTCAGAAGCATTCATCGATGCTAAAATGACGGAAGGCAAAGTAACAGGTGCAAACGTATCTGTGAAACTGGACGATGCATTTATGACTGCTGCTATCACAGGTACTCCATATATTCAACAATATCCTGTCAATGCTGCCGAACCAACTGTGCAGAAGGAAATCAACGCAACCAATTTGTGGAAGAAGATCGTTCACAATGCATGGAAATCGGCAGAACCGGGTGTATTGTTTTGGGATACCATATTAAAAGAATCCGTACCCGATTGCTATGCAGACCTGGGATACCGCACAGTTTCCACCAATCCATGCGGTGAAATTCCTTTGTGCCCGTATGATTCCTGCCGTTTGCTGGCTATCAATCTTTATTCTTATGTGGTAAACCCCTTCAAACCGGATGCATACTTTGACTTTGAATTGTTCCGGAAACATGTAGCGTTGGCTCAACGCATTATGGACGATATCATCGATCTGGAATTGGAGAAGATAGAACGCATCATGGAAAAGATTGATGCTGACCCCGAAAGCGAAGATGTGAGACATACAGAACGTATATTGTGGGACAAGATTTATAAGAAGAGCGGACAAGGACGCCGTACCGGTGTAGGTATTACTGCCGAAGGTGATATGCTTGCTGCACTGGGATTGCGTTACGGTACGGAAGAAGCTACCGAATTCTCTGAAAAAGTACACAAGACCGTTGCCCTGAGTGCTTACCGTTCATCGGTAGAGATGGCAAAAGAGCGTGGCGCATTCGAAATTTACGATACCGAACGTGAAAAGAATAATCCGTTCATCAACCGTTTGCGCGAAGCAGATCCCCAGTTGTATGAGGATATGAAGAAATACGGTCGGCGCAATATTGCCTGCCTCACCATTGCACCGACGGGTACCACCAGTCTGATGACTCAGACCACCTCAGGTATCGAGCCTGTATTCTTGCCCGTATACAAGCGTCGCCGTAAAGTAAATCCGAACGACACCAACGTACACGTAGACTTCGTGGATGAAACAGGAGATGCTTTTGAAGAATATATCGTCTTCCATCCCAAGTTTGTTACATGGATGGAAGCACAAGGGCACAATCCTTCTAAACGTTACACACAAGAAGAGATCGATGTATTGGTTGAGCAATCACCTTATTATAAAGCAACCTCAAACGACGTAGACTGGCTGATGAAAGTCAAGATGCAGGGACGTATCCAGAAATGGGTAGACCACTCCATCAGCGTGACCATCAACCTGCCGAACGACGTGGATGAAGACCTGGTAAACCGTCTGTATGTAGAGGCATGGAAATCCGGCTGTAAAGGTTGTACGGTTTATCGTGACGGTTCACGTTCGGGCGTACTCATTTCTGCCAAGAGCGATAAGAAAGAAGAAATGCCTCCTTGCAAACCGCCTACGGTAGTAGAAACCCGTCCGTCAGTTCTGGATGCCGACATCGTACGTTTCCAGAATAACAAAGAAAAGTGGGTGGCATTCGTCGGTTTGCTGGACGGACATCCTTACGAAATCTTCACCGGTCTTCAGGACGATGACGAAGGTATCATTCTGCCGAAGAACGTTACTTCCGGACACATTATTAAGAAGGTGGACAAGGACGGCAGCAAGCGTTACGACTTCCAGTTCCAGAACAAACGCGGATATAAAGTCACCATCGAAGGTCTGTCCGAAAAGTTCAACAAGGAATACTGGAACTACGCCAAACTGATCTCCGGAGTATTGCGTTATCGTATGCCTATCGAACAGGTTATCAAGCTGGTCGGCTCTTTGCAACTGGACAGCGAAAGCATCAACACCTGGAAGAACGGTGTGGAACGCGCATTGAAGAAATACATAACGGACGGTACAGAAGCCAAAGGCAAGAAGTGTCCGAATTGCGGCAATGAAACACTTGTATATCAAGAGGGTTGCCTCATTTGTACCACTTGCGGAGCTTCACGTTGCGGATAAAAACAGACCTGCGAAATGCAAGCACAAACGTTTGCATAGGAATTTGAAAAACTTAGATAGCGGTAGCTGCTTGATTATGCGGAATAATGTCTATACTTGCATAGTCAATGCAGCTATTACTAAATCTAATATTATATGATACTATCTTTTCATATCGAGTACCGCACAAGTTGGGGTGAAGAGGTCAGAGTCTTAGGATCTATTCTTGAACTGGGCAACAACCAGCCTGGTAAAGCCATACCTTTACAAACAGTGGATGGCATTCACTGGACTTTAGATGCGGACATTCAAGCGCCTGAAAACGGCATCGTACAATACAGTTATCACATTTATCGCGACGGCAAAGATACACGTACGGAGTGGAACAGCCTTCCCCGCACGCTCTATGTATCGGCTGACAAGAAGAAAGTCTACCGCCTGCAAGACTGTTGGAAGAATCTGCCCGAACAGCAATATTTCTACACGTCTGCTTTCACGGAGTCCCTGCTTGCACATCCCGAACGTAGCGCCGCTCCAAAGAGCCACAAGAAAGGATTATTGATCAAGGCTTATGCTCCGTGCATCGACAATGACCACTGCCTGGGTATTTGCGGCAACCAAAAAGTCTTGGGAGACTGGGATGCGGATAAAGCCGTCCTGATGAGCGATGCCAACTTCCCCGAATGGCAGGTTGAAGTAGACGCCTCAAAAATCAGCTTCCCGCTGGAGTATAAATTCATCCTTTATAATAAGAAAGAACGTCGTGCCGTGGCATGGGAGAACAACCCCAACCGCTACATGGCCGATCCGCAGATAGGCGCTAACGAAACACTGGTAATCGGTGACCGTTACGTCTACTTCGCCCTGCCCGACTGGAAAGGTGCCGGAGTAGCCGTGCCCATCTTCTCGCTGCGCTCCGAAAAGAGCTTCGGCGTAGGCGACTTCGGCGATCTCAGGCAGATGATAGACTGGGCAGTACTTACCCATCAGAAAGCCGTACAGATATTGCCTATCAACGATACTACCATGACGCATACATGGACGGATTCTTATCCATACAGCAGCATTTCCATTTATGCTTTCCATCCCATGTATGCGGATCTGAAACAGATGGGTACGCTGAAGGACAAAAAAGCAATGGCAGAATTCAATAAACGGCAGAAAGAGCTGAATGCCCTGCCTACCGTGGACTATGAAGCAGTAAACCAGACAAAATGGGAGTTCTTCCGCCTGATATACAAACAGGAAGGCGAACAAGTTCTGGCATCCGATGCCTTCCGGAAGTTCTTCGAAAACAACAAAGAATGGTTACAGCCATACGCTGTGTTCAGCTATCTGCGCGATGCCTACAAGACACCTAATTTCCGCGAATGGCCGAAATTCACAGAATATAAAGCAGAAGAAATAGAAAAGTTATGCCAACCGGAATCTCCCGACTATCCGCATATCGCCATCTACTTCTTCATCCAGTTCCACCTGCACCTGCAACTGCTGGCTGCAACGGAACACGCACGAGCCAATGGTGTAGTACTGAAAGGTGACATTCCTATCGGTATCAGCCGCAACAGCGTAGAAGCGTGGACAGAACCCTACTACTTCAACCTAAACGGACAAGCGGGTGCACCACCCGATGACTTCTCCGTGAACGGCCAGAACTGGGGCCTCCCTACTTACAACTGGGACGTAATGGAGAAAGACGGTTATTCCTGGTGGATGAAGCGTTTCCGCAAGATGTCGGAATACTTCGACGCCTATCGTATCGACCACATCCTGGGCTTCTTCCGTATTTGGGAAATCCCGATGCATGCCGTACACGGACTGCTGGGGCAGTTTGTTCCCGCCCTGCCGATGACGCGCGAAGAAATAGAAGGCTACGGAATGGCATTCCGCGAAGATTTCTTTACGAAACCCTATATCCATGAATACTTCCTCGGACAAATGTTCGGCCCGCATACTGATTATGTAAAGCAGACCTTCATAGAGCCTACGGAAACATGGGAAATATATCGCATGCGTCCCGAGTTCGACACACAGCGCAAAGTAGAGGCTTACTTTGCCGGAAAGACGGACGAAGACAGCATTTGGATACGCGACGGACTGTACGCATTAATCAGTGACGTACTGTTTGTGCCCGACCGTGAAGATCCGAACAAATTCCATCCACGCATCGGCGTACAACACGATTACATTTACCGTGCCCTGAATGATTGGGAGAAGGCGGCATTCAATCGTTTGTACGATCAGTATTACTATCATCGCCACAACGAGTTCTGGCGCGAACAAGCCATGAAGAAGTTGCCGCAACTGACGCAATCCACCCGTATGCTGGTATGCGGTGAAGACCTCGGCATGATCCCCGACTGTGTAGCTTGGGTGATGAATGACCTGCGCATCCTTAGTCTGGAAATACAGCGCATGCCGAAAGATCCTTCACAGGAATTCGGACATCCGGACTGGTATCCGTACCGCTCGGTTTGCACCATCTCTACGCATGATATGTCTACGCTACGCGGCTGGTGGGAAGAAGATTTCCAACAAACGCAACGGTACTACAACACCATGCTGGGACATTACGGCGCTGCACCAGCCGTTGCCACTCCGGAACTTTGCGAACAAGTGGTACGCAACCATCTTTACAGTAACTCCATACTGTGCATCCTCTCCCTGCAGGACTGGATGGCTATGGACGGAAAATGGCGCAACCCCAATGTACAGGAAGAACGCATCAACGTGCCTGCCAACCCCAGACATTACTGGCGCTACCGCATGCACCTGACGTTAGAACAACTGATGAAAGCGGAAAGCCTGAACGAAAAGATTAAAGGATTGATAGAACAGACGGGACGGAAAGGATAATCGCCACACTCCCGGTTGCCAAACGGGCGGATAGGTTCAAAGACTTATCCGCCCGTTTTCTTTGTTCAATGATAGGAAATTCTTATTTTTGTCACATACCAGTTATTCTATTTGATTATGAACAGTTACATATTTCTTGATAATGTCCGTTTCTTTGCCTATCATGGTGTAGGTGAACAGGAACGCGAAGTGGGTAATGAGTTTGTCATTAACCTGAGGTTGAAAGTCGACATTGCCCGTGCTGCCGAGACGGACGACGTGACGCACACCGTGAGCTATGCCGATGTATACGAAAACATTAAAGCAGAAATGGATATCCCCTCCAAATTGCTGGAACACGTCTGTGGGCGTATCGTGAAACGACTGTTCCGCACCTTCCCCACCGTGAAAGGCATTGAGCTGAAGCTTGCCAAGCGTAATCCACCTATGGGAGCCGATATGGATGCGGCAGGAGTGGAAGTGCACTGCGAAAGAGCCTGACTACAATAAGTTTTTTTGCAAAGTTGTCAGCACTCCAGCACTGACATACTTCAATCCCTTTATTGATGGGGGTTTGCTTGCAGTGCTGACAACGTGATGATGAGTGCTGACAAACGGTTTGTCAGCACTAAGTTGGATTCGGTTTCCACAAAGGGAACGATAATTCCCATTAAAGGAAACGACAGTTTCCATTAAAGGAAACGAGCGTTCCCACTAAAGGAAACTCGAGTTTCTATGAGGAGAAACTACAGTTCCCAAGCGCAGGAAACTTCAAACTGATGTGTACTGGTTTTAGTTGACAACTTCGTTTGTTATAACTGGATTAGTTTACTCAATATACTTTAATATCTAAACAGGTTTACTTTTGTTTTTTCTTATTCCTATTTTAGTTGTCTTTTGTTGGTGCTTGCAAATTTATGCATCTTCCTTTATTTACGCAAGCCTTTTTCAGGAAAATGTAATGTTGCCAACAAACAAAAACTCTTCGGTCGGGGATCGCCCTAGCGGCAAGGGGCGGGACCACCCGTCCCGACGAGCGGGTATTATGCTGTAAATTCTACCGTTTCTCTGAGCACTTCCATAGGTGTCCTCATGTTTATCCCTTGATGAGGCCGCACATGATTATATACATATACAGCATCTTCAATGCGCTTGCTTACTTGCTCGAAGCTCTCATCATCACAGTCGAATAGCCAACCGTTTTTAATGGTGTTGTTCATTCTTTCAGCCAATGCATTATGCAAAGGATCACCACACTGCGTCATACTGATGTTGATTTGATGCTCTTTAAGCCTCTCTACATATTTATTTGAGCAATACTGGACACCCCGGTCGGAATGATGAATAAGAGTGCTCATGTCTATGTGATACTTCTCATAGAATGATATTGCCATCTCCAAAGCTTTCAAGGGTCCCTCCGTCTCAAGAGTTTTGTAAAGTGCATATCCCACGATGGCACGACTTGCCGCATCGGTAAGCAACGAGAGGTAAGCCCAGCCCTGACCGGTGTTTACGTAGGTTATATCCGCCACTACCATAGCGCCCAATCGCGTAGCGACAAATTTGGGTGTAACATTCAACAGATCGGGGTAGATATAGTAATTATGGTTCGAATTCGTTGTTTTAGGACGCTTGCGACTTGTACGTTGACACAAACCATTGGAGCGAAAAATGTCATAACAACGATCACGACCGATAACCATCTTTGGTCCAAACTTACTCACGCAGCAGGCGTATAACTCGCGCATACCAGCTTTGGGCATGAGTTCCAACAGTTCCTTGCAGTACAACACGATGCTTGTGGTAAGGATATCAACCTCCAAATGCCGGTTCACATGCTTGTAATAACCTTGTCGGGTTATGCCGAAGTAATCACAGAGGAACTTTATACAACCATGTTTGCGTCGGGTTGAGTGCCTCTGTGACAAGGTGTCGATTACTTGGCATCGGAGTTTTTTCGTACCTTGATATGATACGTGGATTCAGCAAGATTGATGAGTTCTTCGCACGCCTCATGACGTAAACTTTCATCAGCAAGAGACCGATGAAGTTTACGGTTCTCAGCACGCAATAGCGATAGTTCTTTCTGGAGCTCAGAAATACTAGAATCAATAGCATCGCTATTTACCGGTTTAGGTGATATACCCATAGCTTTGTCTTCCATTTGATACTTGTTAAGCCAATAAGTAAGAAGCTTGGCACAAAAGCCGTTACGCTTACAAAACTGAGATTTGCTCTCGGGACTTGATAAATACTCACGAATATAAGACATTCGTTCATCATCACTGTAATAGTTGTACTTCTTTTTCGAATATTTCATCTTTATTTTCGATTTTTGAAGTGTCAACTTATTCAGTACACTACAAACACTTATATATCAATACATATCTTCTTCCTTTCCATTCATATATTTCACTACAAACTTCGCTTTCATTAAATTACAAACGTTTTATTAATAAAATCAATATTTATCCATACCTTTGCCGCCAACAAAATAACCGACCTTATGACAAACCTAAAAATAACGACAGCATTACTTACTGTTTTATTACTACTATCTTCTTGTTCACACAAAAGCGAAACAGGAACATTATTCTCACATGCCGATGCACTCATGGAAGAACATCCCGACAGTGTACTCCGATTATTGGATTTACCGCCGGAAGAAATAGAAGAACTTTCCGACAATGAATGCGCGCGTTATGCACTGCTACTTGCACGTGCAACGGATAAATGCAAACAATCTCTGCTACCTTGCGACTCACTGCTGAATGTAGCATTAGAGTATTATGACGATGACGAGAAAGAAAAAGCAGTAGCGTTGCTCTATAAAGGAAGACTGGCGGTAGAAATGGAAGAGGAAAAAGAAGCTATCTCATATCTTCAGGAAGGATTGACCATCATACAAAATTTTCCGAAAGAACTTAAAACGAAAAATCTATTACTCAGTTCATTAGGGAATATCTATTTTGATGCCGGGTATTATGACGAATCATTTGGGATGTACAAAGCTTTGTATCAGTGCTGTACCACAGAATTAGACAAATCAATGGCACTAAACAATATTAGTACATATTACTGCATAATAGATGAAGAAGATTCTACCCTGATGTTCCAGCGCGAAGCGTTAAACTATGCTATTTCCTCAGGAGATTCTCTACAGATTGCTATGTCCAAACACAATTTAAGTCTGGAATTTGATGGATTTGACGAACTTGATTCAGCCTTGTATTATGCACAGAAAGCTCTTATAGAACTACCACAAAGAGAAAATCATGGAAATTACTATTTCAATCTCGGAGACCTGCTCTTAAAGACAGGAGGAAACAAAGACTCAGCCAGATATTATTTAAATAAAAGCTTGGAGGACATACCCATTGAAGGTAAAATCTCCTGTTTAAAAAGTTTATATAACCTTGAAAAAGACAACGGAGATTACAAAACAGCAAATACCTATCTGGAGGAGCAATCTGCCATCATAGATTCTTTATGTTACATGGAACAATCAACCGAAATACAACAACTGATCTATGAATACAACACAAAAATGCGAGTAAGAGAGGAACAAATAAGAGGCAATCGCATTGTACGAAGTACCATCGCAGGCTCTGTATTCGTTTGTTTCCTAATCATACTTATCTATCAAAGCCGCATAAACCGGAAAAAGCGACTTCAACTCCAATACGAACGATCCTTAGAACAAACACAAAATAAATTGTCCTCTTTAGAAACCACTATTGAAAATAATCAGTTAATGATTAACTTACTACAACAAGAGCAAAGCAATTTAAAGCAAGAACATGAAAATAAAGAACAGCTAATAGAAGAAAGAGAGCAAGCTATAGCTCACTTAAAAGAAGAAAAACAACAGCTACTCGATTGGTTGTTTACTCAAAGCAGTATTTATAAAAGAGTAATTACTCTGTCCGGGCAAATCTCCACGAATAAAAAACAAATGAAAGCTCTAATAGCTACGGAGCAGGAACAATTAAGAAAGACAGTATTCGGAATATATCAAAGTTACATATCTTTCCTCCAAAATGAATATCCCAGACTGACGGAAGATGATAAATTGCTCCTTTGTCTACAAGAAACTTCTCTTGAGCCATTATCTATTGCAATTTGTTTTGGTTATGCTGACACACATCCTCTCAATCAGAAAAAATACAGACTAAAGGAGAGAATGAATAAAGAAGAAAGCAAGATGTGACTATGAATTTCATTATCTAACTATTCATCAACACATTACGATTTCATAGTGTGACTGTAAAAATGCATCCATAAGAATTGTTTGCCCTAACTTTGCAGCCGAAAACAATAAAACTATTATCGTAATGAAAATTAAATTATTATTTATTCTATTATCTGCATTATTCATTATGCCGATGAGTGCAATGCCACACAAAAGGCATCGACACAAAGTGAATACAAAAATTATTAATTCACATTCAAAAGCTATCCAGGAAATAAACGAGAATATAATCATAGATTTCCGAAAACATATTCAATACTATGGTTTTTACGGAGTAAAATTCGTAAAAACCATGATATTTTTAATTTATTAGTAAACCTGGCGAACAAAGAGAGTTAAAAATGAAAGCTTAACTAACAAAAGAAAGTAAAGAGAAAAGTCTAATTAAATATATTTCTAGACTATTTTATTACTCTACCTTTGCCGCCATAAACCAATAAAACAAGTTCAAGATGAAAACAAAAACTTTATTCATGATGAGAAAACTATTCGCTACAATTTGCCTACTGTGTATGATGTCTTCATTATCGTACGCACAAAATTTCAGATACGGCTTTACTGGCGGTGTCAATTTAAGTAAACCTATGGGAGACATAGAACCCCAATGCCAAGCAGGACTTCTCTTGGGAGCCAAAGGAGAACTGGGAATACCGTCCGTTACAAAAGGTTTTTATACCGAATTCGGATTACATCTGTCCGCAAAAGGTTACAAGTATGAATACGGAACTAATGGAAGGTATTTTACAGAGAATCTCAACTATTTAGTTGTTCCTATCCATATAGGATATAAAATAGAATGCAGTAAATCGGTTTCACTTTTCGCCAATGTAGGTCCATATGCTGGAGTAGCATTGTGGGGCAAAGAGAAATCTTATAGAGACGGAAAGAAGTTTCACACGGAAAGTGACATTTTTAGCGGTGAATATGGGTATAAAAGATTCGATTGGGGGTGCGGATTCAATGTTGGTGTAGAGTATGCAAAACATTTTCAACTCTCATTTGGGGCTGATTGGAGTTTAATGAACGTATCTAAAGCTAACGACTATACATACAAAAACAGAAGCTTCACTTTTTCTTTGGGATATATACTATAAATATTCTATAGAAAACGAGACTAAAAACTTAGCTAATAAAACTATTATACGATGAAAGTAAAGTCTTTATTTATAATGAGCAAGCTATTCACTATAATTTGCCTGCTATGTATGACATCTACATTCTTATCCGCACAAGATTTCAAATACGGCTTCACTGGCGGTGTCAATTTAAGTAAACCTATGGGAGACATAGAACCCCAATGCCAAGCAGGACTTCTCTTGGGAGCCAAAGGAGAACTAGGAATACCGTCCGTTACAAAAGGATTTTATACAGAATTTGGTTTACAATTATCTGCAAAAGGTTATAAAATGCAATACGCAACGCCAGTAAACGGTGACGAAAGACATTACACAGAGAATCTCAACTATTTAGTTGTTCCTGTCCATATAGGATACAAAATAGAATGCAGTAAATCGGTTTCACTTTTCGCCAATGTAGGTCCATATGCCGGAGTAGCACTGTGGGGCAAGCATAAATCTTATAGAAACGGAAAGAAGTTTCACACGGAAAGTGACATTTTTAGCGGTGAATATGGGTATAAAAGATTCGATTGGGGATGCGGATTCAATGTTGGTGTAGAGTATGCAAAACATTTTCAACTCTCATTTGGAGCTGATTGGAGTTTAATGAACGTATCTAAAGCTAACGACTATACATACAAAAACAGAAGCTTCACTTTTTCTCTGGGATATATATTGTAAACACACCTCAATCCCAAATCCCTATATATCATGTTTTTTTGCGGAATTAACTCTGCAAAAAACATGATATATAGGGATTGGCGCTTATAATCTACTGGTTTTATTGGAGAAGGGCAAAGAAAGGAGCTTATAAATGTAGCATAACAGCGAAAAGTCATCCTTAAAAGTGTAGATATATAGAGAAAGTCATCCTTATTTTTGTTATAACTATCCGAAAGCTTCACATAGAAAAGGGGGGAAGGACTTTCCAATACGAAGCCCTTCTCCCCTTTTTATTCTTATCGGAGAACTTACTTTATCCTCTCTTTTTCTTCCGCTTTTTGGCAG encodes the following:
- a CDS encoding 4-alpha-glucanotransferase, producing MILSFHIEYRTSWGEEVRVLGSILELGNNQPGKAIPLQTVDGIHWTLDADIQAPENGIVQYSYHIYRDGKDTRTEWNSLPRTLYVSADKKKVYRLQDCWKNLPEQQYFYTSAFTESLLAHPERSAAPKSHKKGLLIKAYAPCIDNDHCLGICGNQKVLGDWDADKAVLMSDANFPEWQVEVDASKISFPLEYKFILYNKKERRAVAWENNPNRYMADPQIGANETLVIGDRYVYFALPDWKGAGVAVPIFSLRSEKSFGVGDFGDLRQMIDWAVLTHQKAVQILPINDTTMTHTWTDSYPYSSISIYAFHPMYADLKQMGTLKDKKAMAEFNKRQKELNALPTVDYEAVNQTKWEFFRLIYKQEGEQVLASDAFRKFFENNKEWLQPYAVFSYLRDAYKTPNFREWPKFTEYKAEEIEKLCQPESPDYPHIAIYFFIQFHLHLQLLAATEHARANGVVLKGDIPIGISRNSVEAWTEPYYFNLNGQAGAPPDDFSVNGQNWGLPTYNWDVMEKDGYSWWMKRFRKMSEYFDAYRIDHILGFFRIWEIPMHAVHGLLGQFVPALPMTREEIEGYGMAFREDFFTKPYIHEYFLGQMFGPHTDYVKQTFIEPTETWEIYRMRPEFDTQRKVEAYFAGKTDEDSIWIRDGLYALISDVLFVPDREDPNKFHPRIGVQHDYIYRALNDWEKAAFNRLYDQYYYHRHNEFWREQAMKKLPQLTQSTRMLVCGEDLGMIPDCVAWVMNDLRILSLEIQRMPKDPSQEFGHPDWYPYRSVCTISTHDMSTLRGWWEEDFQQTQRYYNTMLGHYGAAPAVATPELCEQVVRNHLYSNSILCILSLQDWMAMDGKWRNPNVQEERINVPANPRHYWRYRMHLTLEQLMKAESLNEKIKGLIEQTGRKG
- the folB gene encoding dihydroneopterin aldolase, giving the protein MNSYIFLDNVRFFAYHGVGEQEREVGNEFVINLRLKVDIARAAETDDVTHTVSYADVYENIKAEMDIPSKLLEHVCGRIVKRLFRTFPTVKGIELKLAKRNPPMGADMDAAGVEVHCERA
- a CDS encoding IS3 family transposase; translated protein: MSQRHSTRRKHGCIKFLCDYFGITRQGYYKHVNRHLEVDILTTSIVLYCKELLELMPKAGMRELYACCVSKFGPKMVIGRDRCYDIFRSNGLCQRTSRKRPKTTNSNHNYYIYPDLLNVTPKFVATRLGAMVVADITYVNTGQGWAYLSLLTDAASRAIVGYALYKTLETEGPLKALEMAISFYEKYHIDMSTLIHHSDRGVQYCSNKYVERLKEHQINISMTQCGDPLHNALAERMNNTIKNGWLFDCDDESFEQVSKRIEDAVYVYNHVRPHQGINMRTPMEVLRETVEFTA
- a CDS encoding transposase; protein product: MKYSKKKYNYYSDDERMSYIREYLSSPESKSQFCKRNGFCAKLLTYWLNKYQMEDKAMGISPKPVNSDAIDSSISELQKELSLLRAENRKLHRSLADESLRHEACEELINLAESTYHIKVRKNSDAK
- a CDS encoding porin family protein, producing MKTKTLFMMRKLFATICLLCMMSSLSYAQNFRYGFTGGVNLSKPMGDIEPQCQAGLLLGAKGELGIPSVTKGFYTEFGLHLSAKGYKYEYGTNGRYFTENLNYLVVPIHIGYKIECSKSVSLFANVGPYAGVALWGKEKSYRDGKKFHTESDIFSGEYGYKRFDWGCGFNVGVEYAKHFQLSFGADWSLMNVSKANDYTYKNRSFTFSLGYIL
- a CDS encoding porin family protein, with product MKVKSLFIMSKLFTIICLLCMTSTFLSAQDFKYGFTGGVNLSKPMGDIEPQCQAGLLLGAKGELGIPSVTKGFYTEFGLQLSAKGYKMQYATPVNGDERHYTENLNYLVVPVHIGYKIECSKSVSLFANVGPYAGVALWGKHKSYRNGKKFHTESDIFSGEYGYKRFDWGCGFNVGVEYAKHFQLSFGADWSLMNVSKANDYTYKNRSFTFSLGYIL